From a single Vanacampus margaritifer isolate UIUO_Vmar chromosome 15, RoL_Vmar_1.0, whole genome shotgun sequence genomic region:
- the LOC144034875 gene encoding copine-8 isoform X1, with product MNNSFLSMASIGDFDPLNASIPATKVEITVSGRNLLDRDTFSKSDPICVLYTQGMGNKEWREFGRTEVIDNTLNPDFVRKFILDYFFEERQNLRFDLYDVDSKSANLSKHDFLGQAYCTLGEAVGSLGSRLEKPLGGISGKKCGSIIVKAEELNNCRESVMMQFCGNKLDKKDFFGKSDPFLVFYRSNEDGTFTICHKTEVVKNTLNPVWQAFKIPVRALCNGDYDRTIKVEVYDWDRDGSHDLIGEFSTSYRELSRGQSQFNVYEVVNPKKKGKKKKYLNSGTVTLLSFLVDIEVTFLDYIKGGTQINFTVAIDFTASNGNPAQPTSLHYMSPYQLNAYAMALKAVGEIIQDYDSDKMFPALGFGAKLPPDGRISHEFALNGNPQNPYCAGIDGVMEAYYQSLKSVQLYGPTNFSPVVNHVARYAASVKDGSQYFVLLIITDGVISDMAQTKESIVNASCLPMSIIIVGVGPAEFDAMIELDGDEVRISSRGRYAERDIVQFVPFRDYIDRTGNHILSMARLAKDVLAEIPDQFLSYMRTRGIKPAPAPPPYTPPGQPIQTQI from the exons CAACAAGGAATGGAGAGAG TTTGGGAGAACCGAGGTGATCGACAACACGCTCAATCCAGACTTTGTGCGCAAATTCATTTTGGACTACTTCTTTGAAGAGCGTCAGAACCTTCGATTTGACTT GTACGACGTCGACTCCAAGAGTGCCAACTTGTCGAAACAC GACTTTCTGGGCCAGGCCTACTGTACACTGGGCGAGGCGGTCGGATCTTTGGGCAGCCGCTTAGAAAAGCCTCTTGG AGGCATTTCCGGCAAGAAATGCGGCTCGATTATTGTGAAAGCCGAGGAGCTGAACAACTGCAGG GAGTCTGTTATGATGCAATTTTGTGGGAACAAGTTGGAcaagaaagatttttttggcAAGTCAGACCCCTTCCTGGTCTTCTACAGGAGCAACGAGGACGGCAC GTTCACCATCTGCCACAAAACAGAAGTGGTGAAGAACACTTTGAACCCAGTGTGGCAGGCTTTTAAAATCCCTGTTCGGGCTCTTTGCAACGGGGACTATGACAG AACGATCAAGGTGGAGGTGTACGACTGGGACAGAGATGGCAG TCATGACTTAATTGGAGAATTCAGCACCAGCTACAGAGAATTATCCAGAGGGCAGAGCCAATTTAATGTCTATGAG GTGGTAAATCCAAAGaagaaagggaaaaagaaaaaatacctcAACTCTGGAACG GTAACACTGCTGTCATTCCTTGTGGACATTGAAGTCACCTTCCTGGACTACATTAAGGGAGG GACGCAGATTAACTTCACAGTGGCCATCGACTTCACAGCTTCCAACG GTAATCCAGCCCAACCCACCTCGCTCCACTACATGAGCCCCTACCAGCTCAACGCCTACGCCATGGCCCTTAAGGCAGTCGGGGAGATCATTCAGGACTATGACAGCGACAAGATGTTCCCTGCGCTCGGCTTCGGAGCCAAGCTGCCGCCTGATGGGCGAATCTCCCACGAGTTTGCTTTG AACGGGAACCCTCAAAACCCTTACTGTGCGGGAATAGATGGCGTGATGGAAGCCTACTACCAGAGCCTGAAGTCAGTCCAACTGTACGGACCCACCAACTTTTCCCCTGTGGTTAACCATGTCGCCAG GTATGCGGCATCTGTGAAGGATGGCTCGCAGTACTTTGTTCTGCTCATCATCACGGACGGCGTCATCTCAGACATGGCCCAGACCAAAGAGTCCATTGTCAAC GCTTCCTGTCTGCCCATGTCCATCATCATTGTGGGGGTTGGACCTGCCGAATTTGACG ccatGATTGAACTCGACGGTGATGAGGTCCGAATTTCATCCAGAGGAAGATATGCAGAGAGAGATATTGTTCAG TTCGTCCCATTCCGAGACTACATCGACCGGACAGGGAATCACATCCTGAGCATGGCCCGTCTAGCCAAAGACGTCTTGGCCGAGATTCCGGACCAGTTCCTGTCCTACATGAGGACCCGCGGGATCAAGCCGGCGCCCGCCCCGCCTCCCTACACGCCTCCAGGACAGCCCATCCAAACGCAAATCTGA
- the LOC144034875 gene encoding copine-8 isoform X3: MSPYQLNAYAMALKAVGEIIQDYDSDKMFPALGFGAKLPPDGRISHEFALNGNPQNPYCAGIDGVMEAYYQSLKSVQLYGPTNFSPVVNHVARYAASVKDGSQYFVLLIITDGVISDMAQTKESIVNASCLPMSIIIVGVGPAEFDAMIELDGDEVRISSRGRYAERDIVQFVPFRDYIDRTGNHILSMARLAKDVLAEIPDQFLSYMRTRGIKPAPAPPPYTPPGQPIQTQI; the protein is encoded by the exons ATGAGCCCCTACCAGCTCAACGCCTACGCCATGGCCCTTAAGGCAGTCGGGGAGATCATTCAGGACTATGACAGCGACAAGATGTTCCCTGCGCTCGGCTTCGGAGCCAAGCTGCCGCCTGATGGGCGAATCTCCCACGAGTTTGCTTTG AACGGGAACCCTCAAAACCCTTACTGTGCGGGAATAGATGGCGTGATGGAAGCCTACTACCAGAGCCTGAAGTCAGTCCAACTGTACGGACCCACCAACTTTTCCCCTGTGGTTAACCATGTCGCCAG GTATGCGGCATCTGTGAAGGATGGCTCGCAGTACTTTGTTCTGCTCATCATCACGGACGGCGTCATCTCAGACATGGCCCAGACCAAAGAGTCCATTGTCAAC GCTTCCTGTCTGCCCATGTCCATCATCATTGTGGGGGTTGGACCTGCCGAATTTGACG ccatGATTGAACTCGACGGTGATGAGGTCCGAATTTCATCCAGAGGAAGATATGCAGAGAGAGATATTGTTCAG TTCGTCCCATTCCGAGACTACATCGACCGGACAGGGAATCACATCCTGAGCATGGCCCGTCTAGCCAAAGACGTCTTGGCCGAGATTCCGGACCAGTTCCTGTCCTACATGAGGACCCGCGGGATCAAGCCGGCGCCCGCCCCGCCTCCCTACACGCCTCCAGGACAGCCCATCCAAACGCAAATCTGA